A single genomic interval of Drosophila virilis strain 15010-1051.87 chromosome 2, Dvir_AGI_RSII-ME, whole genome shotgun sequence harbors:
- the Kat60 gene encoding katanin p60 ATPase-containing subunit A-like 1 isoform X2 translates to MCLLRGGKQKTTTCVGMTVMAKTTIEEICENAKLARDMALTGNYDSACIYYEGLQGMLARLLNSTVDPMRKGKWSMINQQINQEHAKVKAIQRTLQDISLDLQNTKFAHKLRSQLSEDSNVNKDPAAWFKPDPDIWTPPPKDPDVWGPPKPSPTVQTVGRRATAANSRRTTAAGTQSSGRPSTIPQSTARNGAGTARNSRPLGSTLNSARGGVNGRVTGRKLSTLNSASNNNNNNDSKDDDVTAAVTNGATADGDAGEQQAVEEERKFQPNNHIEAELVDILERDILQKDPKVRWSDIADLHDAKRLLEEAVVLPMLMPDYFKGIRRPWKGVLMVGPPGTGKTMLAKAVATECGTTFFNVSSATLTSKYRGESEKMVRLLFEMARFYAPSTIFIDEIDSLCSRRGSESEHEASRRVKSELLVQMDGVGGGEEQAKVVMVLAATNFPWDIDEALRRRLEKRIYIPLPTDEGREALLKINLREVKVDDSVDLNYVANQLDGYSGADITNVCREASMMSMRRKIAGLTPEQIRQLATEEVDLPVSVKDFNEAISRCNKSVSRADLDKYEKWMREFGSS, encoded by the exons attgaagaaatatgCGAGAATGCCAAATTAGCAAGAGACATGGCCCTGACAGGCAACTACGACTCGGCCTGCATATACTACGAGGGATTGCAG GGCATGCTGGCGCGCCTGCTTAATAGCACTGTAGATCCCATGCGCAAGGGCAAGTGGAGCATG ATCAATCAGCAAATCAATCAGGAGCATGCGAAAGTGAAGGCCATACAACGCACACTGCAGGACATTTCGTTGGATTTGCAAAATACGAAATTTGCTCATAAGCTGCGCTCGCAGCTAAGCGAAGATAGCAATGTGAATAAAGATCCTGCTGCATGGTTTAAGCCCGATCCTGACATATGGACGCCGCCACCGAAAGATCCAGATGTATGGGGCCCGCCCAAACCATCGCCGACCGTACAGACGGTGGGTCGgcgggcaacagcagcaaatagCCGCCGTACAACAGCAGCCGGCACGCAGAGCAGCGGCCGGCCCAGCACAATCCCACAAAGCACTGCCCGTAATGGAGCTGGAACTGCGCGCAATAGTCGTCCATTGGGCTCCACACTGAACAGTGCACGTGGCGGCGTCAATGGCCGCGTGACTGGACGTAAATTGTCCACCTTAAacagcgccagcaacaacaacaacaacaacgacagcaaagATGATGACGTGACCGCAGCGGTCACCAATGGTGCCACAGCCGATGGCGATGCGGGCGAGCAACAGGCAGTCGAGGAGGAACGCAAATTTCAACCCAACAATCACATCGAAGCAGAGCTGGTCGACATATTGG AACGTGATATTCTCCAAAAAGATCCCAAGGTGCGCTGGAGCGATATTGCTGATCTGCACGATGCCAAGCGACTGCTGGAAGAGGCCGTTGTATTGCCTATGCTGATGCCCGACTATTTCAAG GGCATACGACGTCCGTGGAAGGGCGTCCTAATGGTTGGCCCGCCTGGCACGGGTAAAACAATGCTGGCCAAAGCGGTGGCTACCGAATGTGGCACCACTTTCTTCAATGTCAGCTCCGCCACGCTGACCTCGAAGTATCGTGGCGAATCTGAGAAAATGGTTCGTCTTCTGTTCGAGATGGCGCGATTTTATGCGCCCAGCACAATTTTCATAGATGAGATTGATTCTCTTTGCTCGCGACGTGGCTCTGAATCGGAGCACGAGGCATCGCGACGCGTCAAATCGGAGCTCTTGGTGCAAATGGATGGCGTGGGCGGCGGGGAGGAGCAGGCAAAAGTTGTCATGGTGCTGGCAGCCACCAATTTTCCATGGGATATTGACGAGGCTCTGCGAAGGCGTCTGGAGAAGCGCATCTACATACCACTACCCACAGATGAGGGCCGTGAAGCGTTGCTAAAGATCAATTTGCGCGAGGTGAAGGTGGACGATAGCGTCGATCTGAACTATGTGGCCAATCAGCTGGATGGTTACTCCGGCGCCGACATCACCAATGTGTGCAG GGAGGCCAGCATGATGTCCATGCGGCGTAAGATAGCCGGCTTGACGCCGGAACAAATCCGACAGCTGGCCACTGAGGAGGTAGATCTGCCCGTATCGGTTAAGGATTTCAACGAAGCCATCAGTCGCTGTAATAAGAGTGTGTCCAGAGCCGATCTGGACAAGTATGAGAAATGGATGAGGGAATTCGGTTCGTCATGA
- the LOC6633101 gene encoding RAB6A-GEF complex partner protein 2, with translation MIEIQAKLVRADSAIYATGECVECLIEFTHKLFAEEQQKSTDRNANAASVENLAWASVQLHCYRKTSYSTPASDKTAELAELIGRTALDAVTQTPGEVIVATKPKILFCDLKLLPGETKMYFFNEFVPRDGPPTYRGHDIRYFYKITIATQRVKSKVQTLTVPIRVLPIPLIARPDELPVTVETNEELAPTNPFLEKREISELEISWHHLKNVTARRAPKFYRISNKRGFVGRFCLFKPAYKLGEDIVGSLDFGNCQVRCVQFSVKLQQQELPIRPQPEPMQAHVGDDASSLNSFDMASIASGIAVDNMHKSETSGSARNKDEPTPTGKLSTISTSHQVCYATLQTQVVVPIPLHVTPTFRTDLVDVKWRLHFEFVTSTLMDFGTPNPKSGELKAPAELPVETMVWNLPVTIYAANPLQIYAPNQTYNLLIK, from the exons ATGATTGAAATTCAAGCAAAATTGGTGCGTGCAGACTCTGCAATTTATGCCACGGGCGAGTGCGTCGAgtgtttaattgaattcacGCACAAGCTTTTTGCCGAGGAGCAGCAAAAGTCGACAGATCGAAATGCCAACGCCGCAAG TGTGGAGAACCTGGCCTGGGCCTCGGTCCAGCTGCATTGCTATCGAAAGACCAGCTATAGCACGCCCGCGAGCGACAAGACGGCGGAGCTGGCCGAGCTCATTGGACGCACTGCGCTGGATGCCGTCACCCAGACGCCCGGCGAGGTCATTGTGGCCACCAAGCCGAAGATACTGTTTTGCGATCTGAAACTGCTGCCCGGCGAAACCAAGATGT ATTTCTTCAACGAGTTTGTGCCGCGGGATGGGCCGCCCACGTATCGTGGCCATGACATACGCTACTTTTACAAAATCACCATTGCCACGCAGCGCGTAAAGTCCAAGGTGCAAACGCTGACCGTGCCGATCCGTGTGCTGCCGATACCGTTGATAGCGCGACCGGACGAGCTGCCAGTTACGGTGGAGACCAACGAGGAGCTGGCGCCGACCAATCCGTTTCTGGAGAAGCGCGAGATAAGCGAATTGGAAATATCCTGGCATCACCTGAAG AATGTGACCGCACGGCGTGCTCCAAAGTTCTATCGGATTTCGAACAAGCGCGGCTTTGTTGGACGCTTCTGCCTGTTCAAGCCCGCGTACAAGCTGGGCGAGGACATTGTTGGCAGCTTGGATTTTGGCAATTGCCAGGTGCGTTGCGTGCAGTTCTCTGTGAagctgcaacagcaggagCTGCCCATACGGCCGCAGCCGGAGCCAATGCAGGCACACGTCGGTGATGATGCTTCCTCGCTGAACTCCTTCGATATGGCCAGCATAGCCAGCGGCATTGCTGTGGATAATATGCACAAATCGGAAACCTCGGGCAGTGCGCGCAACAAGGATGAGCCTACGCCCACGGGCAAGCTGAGCACTATTTCCACGTCCCATCAG GTCTGCTACGCGACGCTGCAGACGCAGGTGGTTGTGCCCATTCCTCTGCATGTGACGCCCACATTTCGCACAGATCTGGTCGATGTTAAGTGGCGTCTGCATTTTGAATTTGTCACCAGCACCCTGATGGATTTTGGCACACCTAATCCTAAGTCCGGCGAGCTCAAGGCGCCCGCCGAGCTGCCAGTCGAGACAATGGTGTGGAACTTGCCTGTTACCATTTACGCGGCGAATCCGCTGCAGATATATGCGCCGAATCAAACATATAATCTCTTGATTAagtaa
- the Kat60 gene encoding katanin p60 ATPase-containing subunit A-like 1 isoform X1, with protein MSITLLRGGKQKTTTCVGMTVMAKTTIEEICENAKLARDMALTGNYDSACIYYEGLQGMLARLLNSTVDPMRKGKWSMINQQINQEHAKVKAIQRTLQDISLDLQNTKFAHKLRSQLSEDSNVNKDPAAWFKPDPDIWTPPPKDPDVWGPPKPSPTVQTVGRRATAANSRRTTAAGTQSSGRPSTIPQSTARNGAGTARNSRPLGSTLNSARGGVNGRVTGRKLSTLNSASNNNNNNDSKDDDVTAAVTNGATADGDAGEQQAVEEERKFQPNNHIEAELVDILERDILQKDPKVRWSDIADLHDAKRLLEEAVVLPMLMPDYFKGIRRPWKGVLMVGPPGTGKTMLAKAVATECGTTFFNVSSATLTSKYRGESEKMVRLLFEMARFYAPSTIFIDEIDSLCSRRGSESEHEASRRVKSELLVQMDGVGGGEEQAKVVMVLAATNFPWDIDEALRRRLEKRIYIPLPTDEGREALLKINLREVKVDDSVDLNYVANQLDGYSGADITNVCREASMMSMRRKIAGLTPEQIRQLATEEVDLPVSVKDFNEAISRCNKSVSRADLDKYEKWMREFGSS; from the exons attgaagaaatatgCGAGAATGCCAAATTAGCAAGAGACATGGCCCTGACAGGCAACTACGACTCGGCCTGCATATACTACGAGGGATTGCAG GGCATGCTGGCGCGCCTGCTTAATAGCACTGTAGATCCCATGCGCAAGGGCAAGTGGAGCATG ATCAATCAGCAAATCAATCAGGAGCATGCGAAAGTGAAGGCCATACAACGCACACTGCAGGACATTTCGTTGGATTTGCAAAATACGAAATTTGCTCATAAGCTGCGCTCGCAGCTAAGCGAAGATAGCAATGTGAATAAAGATCCTGCTGCATGGTTTAAGCCCGATCCTGACATATGGACGCCGCCACCGAAAGATCCAGATGTATGGGGCCCGCCCAAACCATCGCCGACCGTACAGACGGTGGGTCGgcgggcaacagcagcaaatagCCGCCGTACAACAGCAGCCGGCACGCAGAGCAGCGGCCGGCCCAGCACAATCCCACAAAGCACTGCCCGTAATGGAGCTGGAACTGCGCGCAATAGTCGTCCATTGGGCTCCACACTGAACAGTGCACGTGGCGGCGTCAATGGCCGCGTGACTGGACGTAAATTGTCCACCTTAAacagcgccagcaacaacaacaacaacaacgacagcaaagATGATGACGTGACCGCAGCGGTCACCAATGGTGCCACAGCCGATGGCGATGCGGGCGAGCAACAGGCAGTCGAGGAGGAACGCAAATTTCAACCCAACAATCACATCGAAGCAGAGCTGGTCGACATATTGG AACGTGATATTCTCCAAAAAGATCCCAAGGTGCGCTGGAGCGATATTGCTGATCTGCACGATGCCAAGCGACTGCTGGAAGAGGCCGTTGTATTGCCTATGCTGATGCCCGACTATTTCAAG GGCATACGACGTCCGTGGAAGGGCGTCCTAATGGTTGGCCCGCCTGGCACGGGTAAAACAATGCTGGCCAAAGCGGTGGCTACCGAATGTGGCACCACTTTCTTCAATGTCAGCTCCGCCACGCTGACCTCGAAGTATCGTGGCGAATCTGAGAAAATGGTTCGTCTTCTGTTCGAGATGGCGCGATTTTATGCGCCCAGCACAATTTTCATAGATGAGATTGATTCTCTTTGCTCGCGACGTGGCTCTGAATCGGAGCACGAGGCATCGCGACGCGTCAAATCGGAGCTCTTGGTGCAAATGGATGGCGTGGGCGGCGGGGAGGAGCAGGCAAAAGTTGTCATGGTGCTGGCAGCCACCAATTTTCCATGGGATATTGACGAGGCTCTGCGAAGGCGTCTGGAGAAGCGCATCTACATACCACTACCCACAGATGAGGGCCGTGAAGCGTTGCTAAAGATCAATTTGCGCGAGGTGAAGGTGGACGATAGCGTCGATCTGAACTATGTGGCCAATCAGCTGGATGGTTACTCCGGCGCCGACATCACCAATGTGTGCAG GGAGGCCAGCATGATGTCCATGCGGCGTAAGATAGCCGGCTTGACGCCGGAACAAATCCGACAGCTGGCCACTGAGGAGGTAGATCTGCCCGTATCGGTTAAGGATTTCAACGAAGCCATCAGTCGCTGTAATAAGAGTGTGTCCAGAGCCGATCTGGACAAGTATGAGAAATGGATGAGGGAATTCGGTTCGTCATGA
- the Vps37B gene encoding vacuolar protein sorting-associated protein 37B: MYQEYLNQLQSSLFPMNSDQLKELLNNDDKLDEKVDEVLESLKTQKVRFFEENRNRAEKNIEKEPKIIELRGKLAELTEEGRTSCAAVQELLSQIKEKTGGVSQETALALLQTAASESEEKTEEIVKKFTDNELNVETFLDEFLTSRRTMHLRKLKAEKMQELIRKQTAPQRHSTGGGGMPAYGNLPGTGSGFYPNPHMAGPANVPYPMMGPMMPMPPPPRPY, encoded by the coding sequence ATGTACCAAGAATATCTAAATCAATTGCAATCGTCACTTTTCCCAATGAACTCGGACCAACTGAAAGAGCTCCTCAACAACGATGACAAACTGGACGAGAAGGTGGACGAAGTTCTCGAATCGCTGAAAACACAAAAAGTGCGCTTCTTTGAGGAAAATCGCAACAGAGCCGAAAAGAACATTGAGAAGGAGCCAAAAATCATTGAGCTGCGCGGCAAGTTGGCGGAACTAACGGAGGAGGGACGCACCAGCTGCGCTGCTGTCCAGGAATTGCTGTCACAAATCAAGGAGAAAACTGGAGGCGTCAGCCAGGAGACCGCGTTGGCTCTGCTCCAGACAGCCGCCTCCGAGAGCGAGGAGAAAACAGAAGAGATTGTAAAAAAGTTTACCGACAACGAGCTCAATGTGGAAACATTTCTCGATGAGTTCCTGACCAGTCGACGCACAATGCATCTGCGCAAGCTGAAGGCCGAGAAAATGCAGGAGCTGATCCGCAAACAGACGGCTCCACAGCGTCACAGCACGGGTGGCGGAGGAATGCCCGCCTATGGCAACCTGCCTGGCACTGGCAGCGGCTTCTATCCCAATCCACACATGGCCGGTCCAGCCAATGTGCCCTATCCAATGATGGGTCCCATGATGCccatgccgccgccgccaagaCCCTACTGA